The genomic window AATATTAAACTTATATTTTTAAAAGATTATTCAAAAATTGTTGGAATGATTCCTGTTTTAAATTATGTTTTATTAGGTGACAACAACAGAGTTGAAACAGAAGTTAATTTAAAAGGAACATTGGATAACCCAGAAATATCAACAAATCTTACAAAAGATACAATTAGCGTACCTATGAATATAGGAAAAAGAATATTAACTTCACCTGCTAAACTTTTGGATTTTATAACTGGTGATTCAAAAGAAGAAGAAAAAACAAAAGGAAATGAAACAAATAAGCCTTTAAAATAAAAGCTTATTCATTTCTTAAAACATCTATCACATCAATGTGCGTAGCTTTAGAAGCTGGATAATATGATGAAACAAGTACTATTATAATAGCACCAATTACAATAGAAACAAAATCACTCATTGCTAAATCAAGTGGTAATTTTGAGCTTCCATAAACATCAGCTGGAAGTGTTACAATATCAAAATTATTTAATAACCAAAATCCGAAAAACCCTAAAATAATTCCTGTTAGAATTCCTGAAAAACCAATAATTGTTCCAACTCTTAGGAATATTGATTTTATTTCTTTACTTGTAGCACCCATTGATAAAAGTAGGGCGATTTCTTTTCTTCTACTCATTACAGTCATTAATAATGATGAAATAATGTTTAATGAAGCAACTAAAATAATTAGCATTAATACTATAAATAAAGCAGTTTTTTCCATTTTCATAGCAGCAAAAAAGTTACCATTTTGTTGCCACCATCCAATTATAGAAAATTTATTCCCAATATAAGATTTCAATTTTTCTATATCTACAAAGGCATCTTCAGAATAAACATGAATACCATCGTATGCTGTATCTTCTTTTTTTAATAAAGTTTGTAAGGCTTCTAATGAAGTATACATATAAGCTTTATCATAAGCATTAAGTCCTGAAGTAAAAGAACTTGCATAAGTAAATCTTTTCATTTTTGGCATCATAGAAAAACCAGTTGGATTAAGTTCCGTAAAATATAAAGTAGCTTTAGTCCCTGGATTTAAGAATAATTTATCAGATATTCCAGAACCAGTAATAACATCATACTTATCTAGTTTTAGATTTCCTAATGCCTCTTTATAAATAGGATTAATTTGTGCTTCTTTTTCAGGAATAATTCCGAAAATCATACCTCCACTCATTGTTTCACCATTTTGAATAATTGCTTGTGATGAAATAAACGGAGAGAATTTTAGATGAGTAAATTTCTTTTGAAGTTCTTCTAAGGTATTTTCATCTAAAGGAACACTACTGAATTTTGGCAAAATTGTTAATGGGTAATTCATAGTAAAAAGTTTTTTTTCAAACTCTTTTGCTGTTCCATTCATAATAGACATAGATAGTATTAATACCATAACCCCAATAGAAACACCTATAAATGCCAAAATAGCACTTATAGATATAAAAGGATTTTTTTTATCAAATCTTAAATATTTTTTTACAATAAAATTTACTAATTTTTTATTCAAATTAGTTTCCTGCAGCTAGACCAATTTTTGGACCACTTTTCCCACAACAATGCTTGTATTTTAATCCGCTTCCACAAGGACAATCTTCGTTTCTAGCAATTTTTCTATCACTATTTCTTACAGCTTCTTGGGCAACATTTGTTGTGATATGTTCTGTCGCTTCTTCCATTTGTTCTTTCATTCTAGCAATTACTTCTTGCTCTTTTTGTTTATCTTCATTGCTTTGTAATTGAATTGTAAATAAGATTTTAATGATTTCATTTTTGATATTTGCAATTAGTTCAATAAACATATTATAAGACTCTTTTTTATACTCAACTAAAGGATCTTTTTGGTTATACCCTCTAAGACCAATTCCAGCTTTTAATGTATCCATTGAGTATAAATGTTCTCTCCATGCATTATCTAAAATTTGTAAGTATAGGATTCTTTCAATCTCATTTTTTTGTTCAGTTGCAGCCATTTCCATTTTTCTAGTATAAACATTTTTTAAAAATGTATTTAAATTTGTTTCAAACTCTTCATAAGAATCACATTTCATATCTTCAATATCAACAAGTAATCTTAACTCTTCTTCAAGTTTAATTTTCACAAATTCATAATCAAAATCTTCACTTGGCATTCCATTTATGATATTTGCATTTGATAATAAATTTTGTACATATTCAAGTCTATTTTCATCAAGTTTTGAATCAATGTCAAAATCAGGTTTTAGTAAATCATTTCTAAATGAATAAATTACTTTTCTTTGTTGATTTGCAACATCATCATACTCTAATAGATGTTTTCTTGATTCAAAGTGCATTGATTCTACTTTTTTCTGAGCATTTTCAACAGCACGTGTTACCATCCTAGATTCGATATGTTCACCTTCTTCAATACCAAGTCTTTCCATGATTCCTTTGATTTTATCACTTCCAAAAATTCTTAAAAGATTATCTTCAAGAGATAAATAAAATTGAGAAACACCAACATCACCTTGACGACCAGCTCTTCCTCTTAATTGGTTGTCAATTCTTCTTGATTCATGTCTTTCAGTTCCTATGATTGCTAATCCACCAAGGTCAAGAATTTCTTGAGTAAGCTTAATATCAACTCCACGCCCAGCCATATTTGTAGCAATTGTAACTGCACCTTTTTGACCAGCATCTGCGATGATTTTTCCCTCTTTTTCATGTTGTTTTGCATTTAAAACTGTATGAGGGATTTTCTTTTGAACTAAAATTTCATGTAATTTTTCAGATTTTTCAATAGAAGCAGTTCCAACAAGAACAGGTTGACCTTTTTCATGGAATTGTTTGATTTTATTACAAACAGCTTCAAATTTCTCTTTTTCACTTTTGTAAATTAAGTCATTTTTATCAATTCTTTGAACTGGCACATTTGTAGGAATAGATACAACATCTAAGTTATAAATTTCAGCAAATTCTGTTGCTTCTGTTTGAGCAGTTCCTGTCATTCCAGCTAATTTTTTGTACATTCTAAAATAATTTTGGAAAGTAATATCTGCTAATGTTTGTGATTCATCTTGAATAGAAACACCTTCTTTAGCTTCTAAAGCTTGGTGTAACCCCTCACTAAATCTTCTTCCCTCACTAAGTCTTCCTGTAAATTCATCAACAATAACAACCGTGTTATCTTTTACAACATAATCTACGTCTTTTTCAAAAATGAAGTTTGCTTTTAAAGCTTGGTCTAAACTATGTGAAAGCATTGCATTTTCAATAGAATAAAGATTATCTACACCAAATAAATTTTCAGCATTTACATGACCTTGTTCTGTTAAAACTACAGCTTTATTTTTTTCATCAACAATAAAATCACCTGTAGTTGTAGGTTTTTCACTAGAGTTTTTTGGTTCAATTAATTGACCTCTTTCTAATTTTAAAGCAATTTCATTTGCTCTTACATAATTAGAATTTTTATGATTTGTAGGTCCTGAAATAATTAAAGGAGTTCTTGCTTCATCAATTAAAATAGAGTCAACTTCATCTACAATTACGAAATTGTGTTCTCTTTGAACTTTTTCATTAATATCATAATTCATATTATCTCTTAGGAAGTCAAATCCAAATTCATTATTTGTTCCATAAGTAATATCGCAAGCATAATGAGCTCGTCTCTCTTCATCATTTCTTAATCCACCAACAACAGCTCCCACACTAAAACCTAAAAAGTTATATAAAGGTTTTAATTCATTAGCATCTCTACTTGCAAGGTAGTCATTTACTGTTACAACATGTACACCTTTTCCACTTAAAGCATTTAAAGCAACTGCTAATGATCCAACTAATGTTTTACCTTCACCAGTTTTCATTTCTGCGATTCTTCCTTCATGTAGAACCATTGCTCCAATAAGCTGTACATCATAAGGTCTCATATTTAAAACTCTTTTACTAGCCTCTCTAGTAATTGCAAAAGACTCCATTAATACATCATTTAATGATTTTTCTTCTTTTTGTACAAGTTCTTTTAACTTGTTAAATTCATTTTGTAACTCTTCATCACTCAAATTTTCATATTTACTTTCAAGAGCCGTTATCTCTTGAACTTTTTTTCTATATTGTTTTACTTCTCTATCGTTTCTCGTACCAAAAATTTTTGAAAAAACATTTAACATAAAATTAGTTCCTTTTCGTTATAATCGCTAAGATTATATAAAAAAAAAGGTTAAAATATGTTTTATAAATTAATAATTGCTTCAACACTATTTTGTATTTCATGTATTGCATCAAATGACATTAGAGATTTAGATAGTTTTAAGGCAAGTTTTACTCAAGTTATTACTTCAAATTCTGAAAATAAAATTGAGTATAAAGGTGAAGTATTTATTAAAAAAAGTGGCAAAATTCTATGGAAATATAAAACACCAGTAGAAAAAAATGTGTATATAAATGATGACTTTGCTATTGTTGATGAACCAGAATTGGAACAAGCAATTTTCACTCAACTAGAAAGTGAAATAAATATTATTAAACTTTTAAATAGTTCAAAAAAGATCAATGATAATAGTTATGTTACAAAAATTGAAGATGTTGATTATTTAATTAAAACTTCAAAAGATGATGATAAAATTAATTATATAAAATATAAAGACAAACTTGAAAATGATGTTGAAATTAAATTTTCAAATGTAGTTCAAAATGGTGAAATTTCAGATACTATCTTTAAATTTACAGTACCTAGTAATTATGATGTTATAAGAAAATAGATTTTAAGAATATAAAGATATAATACGCACTAGGTAAACCAGACAATAGCTTGAGTAAAATCAAGAGGAAAGTCCGGGCTGCTGTGAAGTGTGGTTCCATTTAAATAATGGCTAGGGTAACCTAAGGGATAGTGCAACAGAGAATAGACAGCCGATTTTTCGGTGATGGTGAAACGGTAGGGTAAGAGCCTACCAGGCTTTTGAGTAATCTTAAGTGCTTTGTAAACCCAACCTGCAGCAAGAAGACTAGGTATTTACTTCACATTTTGGTCTTCGCAAGACTACTAAAGTAATTTAGTAGCTAGATAAATTATTGTCTTAAAAACAAAACGCGGCTTATTGGTTTACCTACTAACTACGCAAACACTTACAAACCCCCGCAAACAAAGCATTTGTTAACAAAAAACATTGTATAATTACGCATTAAAACACATACAATCACATATTAAACAGTATTAAAACTGTGTTATTTTTAATTAATACGTGATTTTTAACACGGTGGTAAAAATGGCATTAAATAAAACACGATATGAGGGATTATACTATAGAGTTGATAAGTATAATAGAAAAGTATATGTTGCTAGAATTTACAAAGATGGCAAAGACACTACTAAGACCTTAGGTAGAGAACCTGATATAACTCTTAAAATTGCAAATAAAATGAGATTAGATTTATTAGATAATTTGGGAAGAGGGTACTCTCTTAAAAGTATAAATAAAAAAATAGATGATCTATTTGTTGAATATTTAGATTTAAGAAGAAATAGCCTATCAAAGACTTATTTATATGCTTGTGAAAAAAACTATAATAAATATTTAAAAGAAGTTATAGGAAATTTTCATCCTAATGATATTACTACTTCAAGAGTTCAAAAAATTATAAACAATATTTTAGATAGTGGAAAAGCTCCACAAACTGCAAAACAAATAAAAGAAATAGTTACAGCTCTATATAAATTTTTACCTGAACTAGGAATACACAATATTGATAATATTGGAAAATTAATAAAAATACCTAAATTTGATAATAGTAGAAAAATTGAATTAACAGATGATGAAATGAATAAACTATTTAATGCAATATTTAATTATCCTGATATAAAAATTAGAACGATATTTATTTGGTTATTGCACGGAAGAAGAAAAGGAGAAGTATTGACTATTAAATGGGAAGATATAGACTTTTCAAATAATATCTATACTATTAAAAGTGAAAATTCAAAAATTAGTAAATCTTTAGTTTTTGCATTAACTGATACATTGATAAAAGCATTAACAGAATATGGAATTAAAAATGAGGGTTTAGTTTTTGAAAGTAATATAAATGAAAATCAAACTATTGGTAAAACTGGAATGGATTATCATTGGAAAAATATCAGAATTGAAACGGGATTGAAAAATTTAAATATGCACGATTTAAGGCACGTAGTAGGGGGATTTGGTATAAATAATGGATTCTCTTTAGAAGTAGTTGGAAAAACTCTAGGGCATACCACAGCTAACATTACACAAAGATATGCAAAAGTTCAAAGAGAGAGTGTAAAAAATGTAATAGATAGTTTATTTGAGGCTTTTAAGCCTAAAGATTAGGTATTGCCTCAATTGAATTATCTTCTAAATATTTAAGTAAGCTGCTATATTTATATTTAAAAGATTTACCGACTTTAGTGTAAGTAATTTTTCTATTTGCTCTTAATTCATCTAAAGTTCTAGAACTGCAATCTAAAAAAACTAATGTTTCCTCTTTTGATAAATATTCTTTTTTAGGTTCAATAGATTGTTTTATATAATTAAATAGTTTTGCTTCAAATTTTTTTAAATCTTCAACTGTTAAAATATTTGTAACCACATTTATCCTTTCTAATAATTAATTTTTCTTAAAATAAAGTTTGAATCATTTTCATTTTTAATTAAATCTTTTGAATGAACATTATCATCATAATAAATGATTTTTGGAGTTGATATTTGATAATCTGAAATAGGTAATATTTCGCCTTTAATCTGTTTTCTTTTTATAAGTTCATTTTTTACCAATCCATAATGTAATAAGTTAATACTATCTACATCTTTATTTTCCATAGAGATATAATCTCTATATAATTCAATATTTGAAGTATAAATAATAGGTTTTTTCTGATAAGCTGGTTCAAGAAGAGCAAATTTATTAATAGGTATTAATTCATTATAAATCAGTTTAAATGGTTTACCATCTATTATGATTTTAGGATCTTTGATTTTCTTTTTGTATTTAAGATTTATAGTTGCATTAACATCCACGGGTTTATCTTCTTTTAGAGTTCCAAACTCTTTAATAATTCTATCTTTATAATATAATTTGTATATCCCTTTTTGATATTCTAAAGTTCTGTTATATTCATCCTCTAATCTTATATAATCATCTTCCTTTGACCATTCAGAAATAAAATTAATTTTAATATCTGTTAAATAATGCCAATCTTTTTCTAATGGTGCGATTTTTCTATAAACCCATGCAGGAACTAAAGAATGACTTGTTACAACTCTTAAAATTCTATGTTTGATATACCAAGCTTGAAGATAATCTAATTCATTTTCATTTTGAACATTTAGGAATGATTTAAAAATATATTTAAGTATATATGCAGGAGCTGATTTAATTTCCCATTGAAAACCTTTTAATTGTCCATCATCTAAATTTTTATCAAGTGGTTTAACATTTTGAGGAGCAGGAAAGTATATTTTATAAAATTCTTTTAGTGTTTCTAGGTATCTAGTAGGAACATAAAGCATTAAATGTAAATGCGGAACACCATCTTTCTTATGTGGTTCACAAACTCTTATATAATGTGCTTTATATCCATCTTTTTTAATTTTTTTAAAAATGTTTGATTTTTGGAATCGGTTTAATTGAAAATTTAAAACATTGTATAAATCTTTAATAGTAAATTTTTCTTTATTAGTGATTTTATCTCTTAAAAAACCAAATCTTTCATTGTTTGGAATATCTGCTTTGTGTTTACTTTCATCGTATCTTAAAAATTTACCTTTTAAAAAATCTCTAAAAAAACCATCTAAAGTTATAGTTATAAAAATAGATTGATATTGAGTTTCTTCTGTTGCAATAATGTCATTAATAGTATTTATTTTATTAATTATTTCAGAATAGTATCTTTTAGAATGATTAGCACTAAATGAAACATCCAATAAACTTTTAACTTGACCTGTTGCAGTTGTAAAATTATGATTATCTAAATAATCTCTTTGAATCTCATGTTTCTTTTGAATTTCTTTTAAATCTTTTTCTTTTAAACCGTACATTTTTACCCCTTGTGTATAGCTCGAACAACTTTTGTTAATTTGACAAGAACTTTTTGACAATTGCTCCGCTGACGCTACGCAATTCAGTCAAAAAGTTTTTTTTAAATTCCTTATTTACCTTTTAAATTTAGAATATGTAATAAACATGATAATTCATTTTCTTTAAGTCTTAAACTACATAACATCATTTCTTTAACCATCCAATGAACAAATAATTTTTGATTAGGCAAAACAACACCACAAGAAAATAACTTATGTTTATTAGAAAAATCGATTATTTGTTTCTTTAAATCAACAATTTCTTTTGTTAAAATAGCAGCTCTTTTATAATCAATATTCATTATTTAACTCCTAGTAATGCATTAACTCTTTTTTTATGCTCTAGTGATTGATTTTGTTTTATATTATCAACTGGAACAACAACATTAAAATCATTATTTGAATAATCATCTTCACTTACTAGCTCTAATAAAATTGTTAAATTTGATGTTGTTGAATCATTAGAATCAGTTTTAAATAGCCACCCTAGAACAGGAATATCACTTAAAAAAGGTGTAGTCTGTAAATCATTATATTTTTGTGTTTGATTGATACCTGTAAGAACAAATAATTTATTTTTACTCAAAGAAAATTTTTGTTTAATAAATGATTTAGAAGTTCTTGGAGTATTTGAATTATCTAAAATAGATTCATTAGTTAAATCCAAATTTATATCAACATAATCTGCAAAGATAATAGGAGTAATTAAAATTTTTAAACCTATGTCTTTATAAGTATAAGAATTA from Arcobacter venerupis includes these protein-coding regions:
- the lolA gene encoding LolA-like outer membrane lipoprotein chaperone, giving the protein MFYKLIIASTLFCISCIASNDIRDLDSFKASFTQVITSNSENKIEYKGEVFIKKSGKILWKYKTPVEKNVYINDDFAIVDEPELEQAIFTQLESEINIIKLLNSSKKINDNSYVTKIEDVDYLIKTSKDDDKINYIKYKDKLENDVEIKFSNVVQNGEISDTIFKFTVPSNYDVIRK
- a CDS encoding replication endonuclease, whose protein sequence is MSKSSCQINKSCSSYTQGVKMYGLKEKDLKEIQKKHEIQRDYLDNHNFTTATGQVKSLLDVSFSANHSKRYYSEIINKINTINDIIATEETQYQSIFITITLDGFFRDFLKGKFLRYDESKHKADIPNNERFGFLRDKITNKEKFTIKDLYNVLNFQLNRFQKSNIFKKIKKDGYKAHYIRVCEPHKKDGVPHLHLMLYVPTRYLETLKEFYKIYFPAPQNVKPLDKNLDDGQLKGFQWEIKSAPAYILKYIFKSFLNVQNENELDYLQAWYIKHRILRVVTSHSLVPAWVYRKIAPLEKDWHYLTDIKINFISEWSKEDDYIRLEDEYNRTLEYQKGIYKLYYKDRIIKEFGTLKEDKPVDVNATINLKYKKKIKDPKIIIDGKPFKLIYNELIPINKFALLEPAYQKKPIIYTSNIELYRDYISMENKDVDSINLLHYGLVKNELIKRKQIKGEILPISDYQISTPKIIYYDDNVHSKDLIKNENDSNFILRKINY
- the secA gene encoding preprotein translocase subunit SecA, which produces MLNVFSKIFGTRNDREVKQYRKKVQEITALESKYENLSDEELQNEFNKLKELVQKEEKSLNDVLMESFAITREASKRVLNMRPYDVQLIGAMVLHEGRIAEMKTGEGKTLVGSLAVALNALSGKGVHVVTVNDYLASRDANELKPLYNFLGFSVGAVVGGLRNDEERRAHYACDITYGTNNEFGFDFLRDNMNYDINEKVQREHNFVIVDEVDSILIDEARTPLIISGPTNHKNSNYVRANEIALKLERGQLIEPKNSSEKPTTTGDFIVDEKNKAVVLTEQGHVNAENLFGVDNLYSIENAMLSHSLDQALKANFIFEKDVDYVVKDNTVVIVDEFTGRLSEGRRFSEGLHQALEAKEGVSIQDESQTLADITFQNYFRMYKKLAGMTGTAQTEATEFAEIYNLDVVSIPTNVPVQRIDKNDLIYKSEKEKFEAVCNKIKQFHEKGQPVLVGTASIEKSEKLHEILVQKKIPHTVLNAKQHEKEGKIIADAGQKGAVTIATNMAGRGVDIKLTQEILDLGGLAIIGTERHESRRIDNQLRGRAGRQGDVGVSQFYLSLEDNLLRIFGSDKIKGIMERLGIEEGEHIESRMVTRAVENAQKKVESMHFESRKHLLEYDDVANQQRKVIYSFRNDLLKPDFDIDSKLDENRLEYVQNLLSNANIINGMPSEDFDYEFVKIKLEEELRLLVDIEDMKCDSYEEFETNLNTFLKNVYTRKMEMAATEQKNEIERILYLQILDNAWREHLYSMDTLKAGIGLRGYNQKDPLVEYKKESYNMFIELIANIKNEIIKILFTIQLQSNEDKQKEQEVIARMKEQMEEATEHITTNVAQEAVRNSDRKIARNEDCPCGSGLKYKHCCGKSGPKIGLAAGN
- a CDS encoding site-specific integrase, coding for MALNKTRYEGLYYRVDKYNRKVYVARIYKDGKDTTKTLGREPDITLKIANKMRLDLLDNLGRGYSLKSINKKIDDLFVEYLDLRRNSLSKTYLYACEKNYNKYLKEVIGNFHPNDITTSRVQKIINNILDSGKAPQTAKQIKEIVTALYKFLPELGIHNIDNIGKLIKIPKFDNSRKIELTDDEMNKLFNAIFNYPDIKIRTIFIWLLHGRRKGEVLTIKWEDIDFSNNIYTIKSENSKISKSLVFALTDTLIKALTEYGIKNEGLVFESNINENQTIGKTGMDYHWKNIRIETGLKNLNMHDLRHVVGGFGINNGFSLEVVGKTLGHTTANITQRYAKVQRESVKNVIDSLFEAFKPKD
- a CDS encoding helix-turn-helix domain-containing protein — its product is MVTNILTVEDLKKFEAKLFNYIKQSIEPKKEYLSKEETLVFLDCSSRTLDELRANRKITYTKVGKSFKYKYSSLLKYLEDNSIEAIPNL
- a CDS encoding ABC transporter permease, with protein sequence MNKKLVNFIVKKYLRFDKKNPFISISAILAFIGVSIGVMVLILSMSIMNGTAKEFEKKLFTMNYPLTILPKFSSVPLDENTLEELQKKFTHLKFSPFISSQAIIQNGETMSGGMIFGIIPEKEAQINPIYKEALGNLKLDKYDVITGSGISDKLFLNPGTKATLYFTELNPTGFSMMPKMKRFTYASSFTSGLNAYDKAYMYTSLEALQTLLKKEDTAYDGIHVYSEDAFVDIEKLKSYIGNKFSIIGWWQQNGNFFAAMKMEKTALFIVLMLIILVASLNIISSLLMTVMSRRKEIALLLSMGATSKEIKSIFLRVGTIIGFSGILTGIILGFFGFWLLNNFDIVTLPADVYGSSKLPLDLAMSDFVSIVIGAIIIVLVSSYYPASKATHIDVIDVLRNE